AACCCTAGCTAAGGCTATCTAACCCTAGCTAACGCTATCTAACGCTAGCTAAGGCTATCTAACCCTAGCTAAGGCTAGCTAACCCTAGCTAAGGCTAGCTAACGCAGTGTGTAACATCAATGTTTAGTTTCCATCAGTCTGAGAGAAGATAAATGAATTATAAAATGACGGATCTCTTTTAATCCTAAACACAAAACCATCATTTTATTAACAAgttataaaaattaaaaaagatatcTCTTTTATCACAGAATATACTGTCATataagcagtgttggggagtaccggcgttacgtattcagaatacaaatgatGAGTAACTGTACTCCGTTACAGTTACTATTTAAATAGTAACTGTAGCGAGTACAGTTAGTATTTAAATAGTACCTGTACTCCGTTACAGTTACTATTTAAATAGTACCTGTAGCGGGTACAGTTAGTACCTGTACTCCGTTACAGTTACTATTTAAATAGCTGGTATTTAGATTACAGTTACGTAgtaaatcaatggattacatgacgctACTTCCAGCCTCAGTtcatcttttcctgaacccaacctccgtatagatggttcccatttcgtgctggccaccacgataAAAACAAGATAACATGttgttgtacacgaatcaatagattaaaaataatgtgacagtttcacgaactgccgtgagaccgtgttgatACTTTTCTGTTTCAccagtttattcactctctgaataaattaagaaaaccccaccatttcccagaagccctcaagaaaaaatgagctattgaTCAGTGATAGAGGTCGAGATGGAGccacagagccagggcaggaatggttCCTATCTGGGAatacaaacagcatttcacattaaagaaagagcaGGGTGAAtgaatataactgtgcactgcagcgTCTGCTGGCCACcagcctcctttcagcgtccacattcctccacctccaacctgtaGAAGCATCTTAAAGGACGTTATTTTAGCCCAGCGTggtcgtctgctgtagtgttactgctcaccttgctgttttatagctgacgtgtgactttacattctcctacgtgctgattaactagccccagagccgttgaaagactcgccccgtttgacatgctagctaacgttagctaagattAGCTTGTgctagcttagactgcggttagatttttgtagtatgcagttctggactacaaatacaacaatcttaTCTGCTTGGTCAGTTACTTGTTAGCAACGCTAGTGTGGGAGCTTTTACCAGAGTAGGtctgtttagtaagctggatgtgatggccgcattcctacacttataaaatgcaattcaatgtggaagtactccaagtattcagaatactcagattgagtaacgtaacggaatacgttataaattacatttcagggcatgtattctgtattctgtaacggaaaaCGTTtagaaagtatccttcccaacactgcataTAACAACACATCACATAGCTCCTAGGTGAAAGTATTTACATTATATTAGACTAACTTCCAGCTGTAGCTGTAGCCCTTCTAGCCACAACCAGCCATCTGATTGGACGCTTTAAAGCCTAGCACACTTCCTGGAGGCGTGTCCATGTCTCTGGGGTGTGGTCAGGTATATGGGGGCGTGGTCAGGTATCTGGAGGCATGGTCAGGTATCTGGGGGTGTGGTCAGGTATCTGGGATGTGGTCAGGTCTCTGGGGCGTGTGGCCAGGTCTCTGGGGCGTGGTCAGGTCTATGGGGGCGTGGTCAGGTATCTGGGGCGTGGTCAGGTCTCTGGGGGCGTGGTCAGGTCTCTGGGGTGTAGTCAGGTATCTGGGATGTGGACAGGTCTCTGTGGTGTGGTCAGACCCCTGAGGACGTGGTCAGACCACTGGGTGTGTGGTCAGACCACTGGGTGTGTGGTCAGACCACTGGGGGCGTGGTCAGACCAGGCCCCTAGGGGTGTGGTCAGACCCCTGGGGCGTGGTCAGACCAGTGGGGGTGTGGTCAGACCCTGGGGGTGTGGTCAGACCCCTGGGGACATGGTCAGACCACTGGGAGTGTGGTCAGACCACTGGGGGCGTGGTCAGACCCTTGTGGACTTCCTTCCGGGGGGGTTCTGGGTCTCTGTGGCCCCGTTGAGCTCAGACGAGACCCTGGTTGGCTGGATcttgttctggctgctgtcgGAGCGCTGCCAGCTCTGCGCCCGGCTCTGCGCCCGGCTGCAGAGCTGCACCACGCCTTGGCGCAGCTCTTTGCGGATGTTGTCGCTGGACAGGACGTAGAGGATGGGGTTGACGGCGCTGTTGATGGTGGACAGGCCGAGCGAGATGGTGTACGCCGTGTACATAATCCTCTCCAACACACAGTCGTCCCCCAGCGCCCGGAAGTGGAAGAGGACGGCCCGGACCAGCAGGATGGCGTGGTAGGGAGCGAAGCAGACCAGGAACAGAACCACCACGGCGGCCGCCAGCCAGCGGACGCGTTGCTTCTGCTCGCGGCGCAGCCCCGTGCTGCGCTGCACGTTGGCCAGAATGCCGCGATTACTCGCCACCAGCACGAGCAGCGGCAGCAGGAAGCCGACCACGACGCGGGCGTAGTAGAAGCCCGCCACTGTGGCGCTGCTCTGGCTCGGCTCGAAGCAACGCCCCGTGGTGTTGTTGCCCTCCTTCATTGTGAACACGGGCACGTGGCCGACGGCGACCAGCAGCACAATGCTGAGCGTGATGAGCACGGCCAGGCGCTGATGGCGAAGGCCCCGGGACTCGACGCTGTAGACGATGGCCACGTAGCGGTCGCAGGagatgcagcagagcaggaaGATGCTGACGTACATGTTGGTGAAGAAGATGTAGCCCGTCACCTTcaccaaaacaaaaccaaaccaGAAGGGCAAAACAATTCAACAAAATGATTTCTCAGAATACTGTAAACTCTAAACAACTTCctctgagcacacacacacacacacacacacacacacacacacacacacacacacacacacacacacacacacagacacacacagacacacacacagacacacacagacacacacacacagacacacacagcacacacacacacacacacacacacacacacacacacacacacacagagacacacacacacacacacagacacacacacagacacacacagacacacacacacacacagacacacacagacacacacacacacacacacacacacacacacacacacacacacacagacacacacagacacacacacacgacacacacacacacacacacagacacacacacacacacacacagacacacagacacacacacacacacacacacacacacagacacacacacacacacagacacacacacacacacacacacacacacacacacacacacacacacacacacacacacacacacacacacacacacacacacacacatacacacactcacagacacacacacacacacacacacacacacacacacacacacacacacacacacacacacacacacacacacacacacacacacacacacacacacacacacacacacacacacacac
The Sander vitreus isolate 19-12246 chromosome 18, sanVit1, whole genome shotgun sequence genome window above contains:
- the gpr132b gene encoding putative G-protein coupled receptor 132b translates to MHEPQVTETLPVSSNVSASPCELPYEDSRLPLVLLYSGVLAVGVPTNLLTVYLTWLQVRRNNVLGVYLWSLSLCDLTYLCTLPLWAHYVNTGHSWPWSLVACKVTGYIFFTNMYVSIFLLCCISCDRYVAIVYSVESRGLRHQRLAVLITLSIVLLVAVGHVPVFTMKEGNNTTGRCFEPSQSSATVAGFYYARVVVGFLLPLLVLVASNRGILANVQRSTGLRREQKQRVRWLAAAVVVLFLVCFAPYHAILLVRAVLFHFRALGDDCVLERIMYTAYTISLGLSTINSAVNPILYVLSSDNIRKELRQGVVQLCSRAQSRAQSWQRSDSSQNKIQPTRVSSELNGATETQNPPGRKSTRV